A window of Triplophysa rosa unplaced genomic scaffold, Trosa_1v2 scaffold76_ERROPOS988761, whole genome shotgun sequence contains these coding sequences:
- the LOC130551190 gene encoding tricarboxylate transport protein B, mitochondrial-like isoform X2, with amino-acid sequence MVNYLNMRSGSVQKKLYELSEFVLNFLFSFFMFYFILKCFCYGYCCFYYLKLMHGSVYDIFFVCYYVSVLQAVMKTNLYFKRSHSRFRFGVFEILSNPMRDHTGKLDSTRGLVCGLGAGVMEAVLVVCPMETIKVKFIHDQTSANPKYRGFYHGVREIIRTQGIRGTYQGLTATVLKQGSNQAIRFFVMTSLRNWYKGDNPNKTINPILTGVFGALAGATSVFGNTPLDVIKTRMQGLEAHKYKNTLDCAVQIMRHEGPTAFYKGTVPRLGRVCLDVAIVFIIYEEVVKVLNRVWKTES; translated from the exons ATGGTAAACTATTTGAATATGAGATCAGGATCTGTTCAAAAAAAGCTGTACGAACTGTCCGAATTTGTTCTAAATTTtctcttttccttttttatgttttatttcattttaaaatgtttttgttatggttattgttgtttttattatcttaaacTGATGCATGGGTCTGTGtatgacattttttttgtatgttactATGTTTCTGTTCTCCAGGCTGTGATGAAAACTaatctctattttaaaaggAGCCACTCCCgcttcag gtTTGGTGTGTTTGAGATTTTAAGTAATCCGATGAGAGATCACACTGGTAAACTGGACAGCACTCGTGGTTTAGTGTGTGGTTTAGGTGCCGGTGTCATGGAGGCGGTTCTGGTCGTGTGTCCCATGGAGACTATAAAG GTGAAATTCATCCATGATCAAACATCAGCCAATCCTAAATACAGAGGCTTTTACCATGGAGTGCGAGAGATCATCAGAACTCAAG gtatCAGAGGGACGTATCAGGGTCTCACAGCGACGGTCCTCAAACAAGGATCCAATCAAGCCATTCGATTCTTTGTCATGACGTCACTCAGGAACTGGTACAaag GTGATAATCCCAACAAGACCATCAACCCCATCCTGACGGGTGTGTTCGGTGCGCTCGCTGGAGCAACGAGTGTGTTTGGAAACACTCCTCTCGATGTGATCAAGACAAGAATGCAG GGTTTGGAAgctcataaatacaaaaacactttGGACTGTGCTGTTCAGATCATGAGACACGAGGGGCCCACCGC GTTCTATAAGGGCACGGTTCCTCGTCTGGGCAGAGTGTGTCTGGATGTGGCCATCGTCTTTATCATCTATGAGGAGGTGGTGAAGGTTCTGAACAGGGTCTGGAAAACAGAGTCATAA
- the LOC130551190 gene encoding tricarboxylate transport protein B, mitochondrial-like isoform X1 produces the protein MTRERAAAPAGKLTHPGKAILAGGIAGGIEICITFPTEYVKTKLQLDEKANPTRYRGIMDCVSQTVRHHGVLGLYRGLSSLLYGSIPKSAVRFGVFEILSNPMRDHTGKLDSTRGLVCGLGAGVMEAVLVVCPMETIKVKFIHDQTSANPKYRGFYHGVREIIRTQGIRGTYQGLTATVLKQGSNQAIRFFVMTSLRNWYKGDNPNKTINPILTGVFGALAGATSVFGNTPLDVIKTRMQGLEAHKYKNTLDCAVQIMRHEGPTAFYKGTVPRLGRVCLDVAIVFIIYEEVVKVLNRVWKTES, from the exons GCGGCATCGCAGGTGGAATTGAAATCTGCATCACTTTTCCTACAGAATATGTCAAGACTAAACTACAGTTAGATGAGAAAGCCAATCCAACTCGATACAGAGGCATCA TGGACTGTGTCTCACAGACGGTTCGTCATCACGGTGTGTTGGGTTTATATCGAGGTCTCAGTTCATTACTGTATGGATCCATCCCTAAATCTGCAGTCAG gtTTGGTGTGTTTGAGATTTTAAGTAATCCGATGAGAGATCACACTGGTAAACTGGACAGCACTCGTGGTTTAGTGTGTGGTTTAGGTGCCGGTGTCATGGAGGCGGTTCTGGTCGTGTGTCCCATGGAGACTATAAAG GTGAAATTCATCCATGATCAAACATCAGCCAATCCTAAATACAGAGGCTTTTACCATGGAGTGCGAGAGATCATCAGAACTCAAG gtatCAGAGGGACGTATCAGGGTCTCACAGCGACGGTCCTCAAACAAGGATCCAATCAAGCCATTCGATTCTTTGTCATGACGTCACTCAGGAACTGGTACAaag GTGATAATCCCAACAAGACCATCAACCCCATCCTGACGGGTGTGTTCGGTGCGCTCGCTGGAGCAACGAGTGTGTTTGGAAACACTCCTCTCGATGTGATCAAGACAAGAATGCAG GGTTTGGAAgctcataaatacaaaaacactttGGACTGTGCTGTTCAGATCATGAGACACGAGGGGCCCACCGC GTTCTATAAGGGCACGGTTCCTCGTCTGGGCAGAGTGTGTCTGGATGTGGCCATCGTCTTTATCATCTATGAGGAGGTGGTGAAGGTTCTGAACAGGGTCTGGAAAACAGAGTCATAA